One genomic segment of Mycolicibacterium psychrotolerans includes these proteins:
- a CDS encoding Ig-like domain-containing protein has translation MIGGAGHAAADTGTTESPSSTSSSETPSSSRGDAGGRDESAASIGNSEAATDTESELGDGSPDLDGQSSSTVEGDESSSDESDPDELELELERDRRADFNEIEVRSSRPDIDATQGLDRSQAPAGLTSETDLRKKRGQAIGDDNIVEADTASSAVNATVASLSIPIADSLRLGDQSSTAAVGVRQSVTLKTIVTDVFQWIGLGPIGPRLPVPELPMPSFMQSLWLAVREHQYRWNNQRPVARPTISGQDTENGTITGKLNATDYDDAKLTYTVSVDPRHGSVVVDADGNFTYSPDVALAALGGRDKFVVTIDDRIGNPPHHYGLLGLIGLLGPVKKTISFAVAPFEPTGNPQDGGPVQGGVTDAATGAVVGSIGVVDPGGNPLTYAVTDGPLHGTVTIDPETGTYTYEPTAAARFAAALQSQARSSALASPAFTTVDRFTVHVSGGQAAPAVLTIDNLPVTPLDLHLGKPIDLGDGQPSYPFSVLAGADGRGYVMDAGARVIRVVEPDGSHRSIALGETFGLQALALSADGKRLYVANTNIANQTGSVAVFDTTTATKITDVALTRAPLSITTAADGSIYVFGTRASSVNGVPVYDVALTRIDGQTNTVIGDIANLGSKYLLSLSVSPDGSRVFARGVDVLNQQAIPELVVVDTSSGGVKTIDLVGQIPDFAQTLNHPGVTPDGKQMYVPVAMMSADRLMSTALAVIGVDPTSEDYLQVTNLLLPHQLGGFMWALSPTFSADSSAAYMFMSVAGEQPLTAKLVLAVLDTRTNAVIKTKPVDLFPNAMAMTADGLNAYITSLKFDENGELVSGAGFVSVLTIDPPGNKVPDERTPAFIITNVDADTGVITGRVNFNDADGDDLTYALTKGIDAAFGVLNFDPSTGAFTFTPTEAARRNAFTTEGTDTVTFTMTGADAEAAVPVDVTLAINELAPAPPPPPPELLQGQWLEVGKYLQSANGRFRLYMQGDGNLVLYDEAQGHRALWASNTSGRPGLRAVMQGDGNLVLYSGSTGVWSSKTNGHNGARLVVQDDGNLVIYKGSTAVWDRNAGVLQPIPGGGGGGTTVPSGLRGDDYPAFLKSPSVESLTPDPYGFFARQCTSFVAFRLRTANGIANFHNTMEGKRFGNANNWAKNARALKKTVDGNPTVGSVAVDETGPWGHVAWVAEVRTNGTIVIEEYNRLIKGTNRSDGLYHVRTLTQAQWRAEFEAFIHF, from the coding sequence TTGATCGGCGGTGCTGGCCATGCCGCCGCCGATACGGGAACAACCGAATCGCCATCGTCAACGTCATCGAGTGAGACCCCGTCATCGTCGAGAGGCGACGCCGGGGGGCGCGACGAATCTGCGGCGTCCATCGGCAATAGCGAAGCAGCGACGGACACCGAGAGCGAGCTCGGTGATGGAAGCCCTGACCTCGATGGGCAGAGCAGTTCGACGGTGGAGGGCGATGAGTCGTCCTCCGACGAAAGCGATCCGGACGAGCTGGAGCTGGAGCTGGAGCGGGACCGAAGAGCAGATTTCAACGAGATCGAGGTCCGCTCATCGCGGCCGGACATCGACGCCACGCAAGGTCTCGACCGCTCGCAAGCACCCGCTGGCCTCACCTCCGAAACAGACCTGCGAAAAAAACGTGGGCAGGCCATCGGCGACGACAACATAGTCGAGGCGGATACCGCCTCTTCCGCCGTCAACGCGACGGTTGCGAGTTTGTCGATTCCGATCGCGGATTCGCTGCGGTTAGGTGACCAGTCATCGACAGCTGCCGTTGGTGTGCGGCAGTCCGTCACCCTGAAGACGATCGTTACGGATGTCTTCCAGTGGATCGGTCTGGGTCCGATTGGGCCGCGTCTTCCAGTGCCGGAGCTCCCGATGCCGTCGTTTATGCAATCGCTGTGGCTTGCGGTGCGTGAGCATCAGTACAGATGGAACAACCAGAGGCCTGTTGCGCGGCCCACTATTTCGGGGCAGGACACCGAGAACGGCACGATCACAGGAAAACTCAACGCCACTGACTATGACGACGCCAAACTCACCTACACCGTTTCGGTGGACCCTCGCCACGGCTCGGTTGTCGTGGACGCCGATGGCAACTTCACCTACAGCCCCGATGTCGCGCTTGCGGCTCTGGGAGGCCGAGACAAGTTTGTCGTCACCATTGACGATCGAATCGGCAACCCGCCCCACCATTACGGCCTACTGGGTTTGATCGGCCTGCTCGGTCCGGTGAAGAAGACCATCTCCTTCGCGGTCGCTCCGTTTGAGCCTACGGGGAACCCCCAGGATGGCGGCCCCGTGCAGGGTGGCGTCACCGATGCCGCGACAGGAGCCGTCGTCGGTTCGATCGGTGTGGTCGACCCAGGCGGCAATCCGTTGACCTACGCGGTGACCGACGGACCGCTGCATGGCACGGTCACCATTGATCCCGAAACGGGCACGTACACCTACGAACCAACGGCCGCAGCACGTTTCGCCGCCGCGCTGCAGTCGCAAGCGCGCTCCTCGGCGTTGGCATCACCTGCATTCACGACGGTGGACAGGTTCACGGTCCACGTCAGCGGTGGACAGGCAGCGCCCGCGGTCCTCACGATCGACAACTTGCCCGTGACCCCGCTCGACCTTCATCTGGGCAAGCCGATCGATCTCGGTGACGGCCAGCCGAGTTATCCCTTCTCCGTCCTGGCCGGGGCTGATGGCCGCGGTTACGTCATGGACGCGGGTGCACGAGTAATACGGGTAGTTGAACCGGACGGCAGCCACCGTTCGATCGCACTGGGTGAAACTTTCGGGCTTCAGGCGTTGGCTCTCAGCGCCGACGGGAAACGTCTTTACGTCGCGAACACGAACATCGCCAACCAAACTGGAAGCGTGGCGGTCTTTGACACCACCACCGCGACCAAGATCACCGACGTCGCGCTCACCCGCGCTCCGCTGAGTATTACTACGGCCGCCGATGGAAGCATCTACGTCTTCGGCACCAGAGCGAGCTCGGTGAATGGGGTTCCCGTTTACGACGTGGCGTTGACCCGTATCGATGGACAGACCAACACCGTGATTGGCGACATCGCCAATCTCGGCAGCAAGTACCTGCTGTCACTGTCGGTTTCGCCCGATGGCTCGCGGGTGTTCGCGCGTGGGGTAGACGTCTTGAACCAACAAGCTATACCGGAATTGGTAGTGGTCGATACCTCCAGCGGGGGTGTCAAGACCATCGATCTTGTAGGCCAGATTCCCGATTTCGCCCAGACGCTAAATCATCCTGGGGTTACGCCTGACGGCAAGCAGATGTATGTGCCGGTGGCGATGATGAGCGCAGATCGGCTCATGTCCACGGCACTGGCAGTGATCGGCGTCGACCCAACGAGCGAAGACTACTTGCAGGTGACGAATCTCTTGCTACCGCACCAGCTGGGTGGGTTCATGTGGGCACTATCTCCGACATTCAGCGCGGACAGCAGTGCCGCATACATGTTCATGTCGGTGGCCGGGGAGCAACCGCTGACCGCCAAGTTGGTGCTCGCGGTCCTCGACACGCGCACCAATGCCGTCATCAAGACCAAGCCTGTCGATTTGTTCCCCAACGCCATGGCGATGACCGCCGACGGACTGAACGCCTACATCACCAGCCTGAAGTTCGACGAGAATGGTGAGCTCGTCAGCGGCGCAGGCTTCGTCAGCGTCCTCACGATCGACCCACCGGGTAACAAGGTCCCGGACGAGCGAACTCCCGCCTTCATCATAACCAACGTCGACGCCGACACCGGTGTAATCACTGGGCGCGTGAACTTCAACGACGCCGACGGCGACGATCTCACCTATGCATTGACCAAAGGCATCGACGCAGCGTTCGGTGTGCTGAATTTCGACCCAAGCACCGGGGCGTTCACGTTCACTCCGACCGAGGCCGCGCGCCGCAACGCGTTCACCACCGAGGGCACGGACACAGTTACTTTCACCATGACAGGGGCCGACGCCGAAGCCGCAGTTCCGGTTGACGTCACCCTGGCGATTAACGAACTAGCGCCGGCTCCGCCGCCGCCCCCGCCAGAGCTGCTGCAGGGCCAGTGGCTGGAGGTTGGCAAGTACCTTCAATCAGCGAACGGGCGTTTCCGGCTGTACATGCAAGGCGACGGCAACCTCGTGCTGTACGACGAAGCTCAGGGCCACAGGGCGTTGTGGGCGAGCAATACGTCGGGTCGGCCGGGGCTGCGCGCGGTGATGCAGGGGGACGGCAACCTTGTTCTCTACTCGGGTTCGACCGGCGTCTGGAGCAGCAAGACCAATGGCCACAACGGCGCCCGGCTGGTCGTGCAGGACGACGGTAACCTCGTGATCTACAAGGGTTCGACTGCGGTGTGGGACCGAAACGCGGGCGTGCTACAGCCGATACCCGGCGGGGGCGGAGGTGGCACCACCGTCCCTTCGGGATTGCGCGGTGACGATTACCCAGCCTTCCTCAAATCGCCGTCGGTTGAGAGCCTTACTCCCGATCCGTACGGGTTCTTCGCGCGCCAGTGCACATCGTTCGTCGCGTTCCGCCTCAGAACCGCCAATGGCATCGCGAACTTTCACAACACCATGGAAGGCAAGCGATTCGGCAACGCCAACAATTGGGCTAAGAATGCTAGGGCTCTCAAAAAGACCGTCGACGGCAATCCCACCGTGGGCTCCGTGGCAGTAGACGAGACCGGGCCGTGGGGTCACGTCGCCTGGGTCGCTGAAGTCAGGACGAACGGAACAATAGTGATCGAGGAGTACAACCGACTGATCAAGGGAACAAATCGGTCAGACGGCTTGTACCACGTCCGGACCCTCACCCAGGCGCAGTGGCGAGCCGAGTTCGAGGCGTTCATCCACTTCTGA
- a CDS encoding type I restriction-modification system subunit M N-terminal domain-containing protein gives MGCLLVGGISNPIEVIEQITYLLFIRGLDDLNTLAEEKPV, from the coding sequence ATGGGATGCCTTCTGGTCGGGGGCATCTCCAACCCGATTGAAGTGATCGAGCAGATTACTTACCTGCTGTTCATTCGCGGCCTTGACGACCTGAACACCCTGGCCGAAGAGAAGCCCGTGTGA
- a CDS encoding recombinase family protein translates to MTVTLGYATVGRPCGDLENQLAELAAAGVDPRRIFTDRTAGSADKMRAGLVALLSYARSGDIVVVVALERLGRSVAEVAQTVADLTTRGITLRCLRTGLDTASATGRVVAGVLTDLAALDAVSDSEISP, encoded by the coding sequence GTGACGGTCACGCTGGGTTACGCGACGGTCGGCCGGCCGTGCGGGGACCTGGAGAACCAACTGGCTGAACTCGCCGCCGCGGGGGTGGACCCACGCCGGATCTTCACCGACAGGACGGCCGGTTCGGCGGACAAGATGCGGGCGGGCCTGGTCGCTCTGCTCAGCTATGCGCGTTCGGGAGACATCGTGGTGGTCGTGGCCCTCGAACGCCTGGGCCGTTCGGTGGCCGAGGTCGCCCAGACCGTCGCGGACCTGACGACGCGCGGAATTACGTTGCGCTGCTTGCGAACCGGGCTCGACACCGCGAGCGCGACGGGCCGGGTGGTGGCCGGGGTGCTCACCGACCTCGCGGCCCTGGACGCCGTCAGCGACAGCGAGATCAGCCCTTAG
- a CDS encoding nitroreductase family protein, with product MDTYQVMRTTGAVRRFTGDPLPDDVLYRILDHARFAPTGGNRQGVRVIALRDPKTREVLAALSETGARRYLAQSANGEAPWNPLHPMRVSAEQLAATEVPAQMTVPLLTAAVVLVVCVDLGMVAAMDQDLDRIGLIAGASVYPFVWNVLLAARNEGFGGVLTTMAVAEEPRVRQLLGIPADHAVAAVVPLGKPQHQVRRLTRRPVVEFVTSERFDGASFPPGAPAS from the coding sequence TGCCGTCCGGCGGTTCACCGGCGACCCGCTGCCCGACGACGTGCTGTACCGGATCCTCGACCACGCGCGGTTCGCACCGACCGGCGGCAACCGTCAGGGCGTGCGCGTGATCGCGCTGCGCGACCCCAAGACCCGCGAGGTGCTCGCGGCGCTCAGCGAGACGGGAGCCCGCCGCTACCTCGCCCAGTCCGCCAACGGTGAGGCCCCGTGGAACCCGCTGCACCCCATGCGGGTGTCCGCCGAGCAGCTGGCCGCCACCGAGGTGCCCGCGCAGATGACCGTGCCGCTGCTCACCGCCGCGGTGGTGCTGGTGGTCTGCGTCGATCTCGGCATGGTGGCCGCGATGGACCAGGACCTCGACCGCATCGGGCTGATCGCCGGGGCGTCGGTGTACCCGTTCGTCTGGAACGTGCTGCTGGCCGCCCGCAACGAAGGCTTCGGCGGGGTGCTCACCACGATGGCCGTCGCCGAGGAGCCGCGGGTGCGGCAACTTCTCGGAATCCCCGCCGACCACGCCGTCGCCGCGGTGGTCCCCCTCGGCAAGCCGCAGCATCAGGTGCGCAGGCTGACCCGCAGGCCGGTTGTGGAATTCGTGACGTCGGAGCGGTTCGACGGCGCGTCTTTTCCACCGGGCGCGCCCGCGTCGTGA
- a CDS encoding HhH-GPD-type base excision DNA repair protein, translating into MTVKLCLAQDPEADALLEDSPFALLTGMLLDQQIPMEVAFGGPKKIADRIGSFDAATIADFEPDAFAALCSQPPAIHRFPGSMAKRVQALAQVIVDEYGGDATALWSDGASGADVLRRLKALPGFGEQKAKIFLALLGKQYGVTPSGWRAAAGDYGKAGTHMSVADVKDAGSLQKVRSYKKEMKAAAKAAKPAKG; encoded by the coding sequence ATGACTGTGAAGCTATGCCTCGCGCAGGATCCCGAAGCTGACGCGCTGCTGGAAGACAGTCCGTTTGCCCTGCTCACGGGCATGCTCCTCGATCAGCAGATCCCGATGGAGGTCGCTTTCGGCGGGCCGAAGAAGATCGCCGATCGGATCGGCAGCTTCGACGCGGCGACGATCGCCGACTTCGAGCCCGACGCGTTCGCCGCGCTCTGCTCGCAACCACCTGCGATACACCGTTTTCCGGGCTCGATGGCCAAGCGGGTCCAGGCGCTGGCGCAGGTGATCGTCGACGAGTACGGCGGCGACGCGACCGCGCTGTGGTCCGACGGCGCGTCCGGAGCCGACGTGCTGCGCCGCCTCAAGGCCCTGCCCGGCTTCGGCGAGCAGAAGGCCAAGATCTTCCTGGCGCTGCTGGGCAAGCAGTACGGCGTGACGCCCTCGGGGTGGCGTGCCGCGGCCGGTGACTACGGCAAGGCAGGCACGCACATGTCGGTGGCCGACGTGAAAGACGCCGGGTCGCTGCAGAAGGTGCGCTCCTACAAGAAGGAGATGAAGGCGGCAGCCAAGGCGGCGAAGCCGGCTAAGGGCTGA